GGTCCCGGCAGCCCCCGCTTCGGCGGGACGCCCGGGGGTGTCGGGTCAGGGTGTTGCTGTGCCACGCCGGCGCCTCCGGGCGTCTATGAGCGTCTCCTGGACGTTTCGCAGGGGCTGGCCCTCCGGGTCGGTCGCGTGGCGGGTCCATTCGCCGTCGGGGCCGAGGTGCCAGGAGGCCGTCGTGTCGGACATGCCGGTCTCCAGGAGCCGGTTCAGGGCCGCCCGGTGGCCCGGGTCGGTGACCCGGACCAGCGCCTCGATACGGCGGTCGAGGTTGCGGTGCATCATGTCGGCGCTGCCGAACCACACCTCCGGCTCACCCCCGTTGCCGAAGGCGAACACCCGGGAGTGCTCCAGGAAGCGGCCGAGGACGGAGCGGACGCGGATGTTCTCCGACAGCCCCGGCACCCCGGGGCGCAGCGCGCAGATGCCGCGCACCCACACGTCGACCGGCACCCCGGCCTGCGAGGCCCGGTAGCACGCGTCGACGACCGCCTCGTCCACCATCGAGTTGACCTTGATGCGGACGTAGGCGGGGCGCCCCGCCCGGTGGTGCTGGGCCTCCTTGTCGATGCGCGAGACCAGCCCGTCGCGCAGCGACTTGGGGGCGACGAGGAGCCGCCGGTAGGTCTCGCGGCGGGAGTAGCCGGAGAGCCGGTTGAACAGGTCGGAGAGGTCCGCGCCGACCTGCGGGTCGGCGGTGAGCAGCCCCAGGTCCTCGTACAGCCGTGCGGTCTTGGGGTGGTAGTTGCCGGTGCCGACGTGCGAGTAGCGGCGCAGCGTCTCGCCCTCCTGCCGTACGACGAGGGAGAGCTTGCAGTGGGTCTTCAGGCCCACCAGCCCGTACACCACGTGGCAGCCGGCCTCCTCCAGCTTGCGGGCCCACTTGATGTTGGCCTGCTCGTCGAAGCGCGCCTTGATCTCGACCAGGACGAGGACCTGCTTGCCGGACTCGGCCGCGTCGATGAGCGCGTCGACTATGGGGGAGTCGCCGGAGGTGCGGTACAGCGTCTGCTTGATGGCGAGGACGTCCGGGTCGGCCGCCGCCTGCTCCAGGAACGCCTGCACGGAGGTGGAGAAGGAGTCGTACGGGTGGTGCAGCAGCACGTCCCGTTCGCGTACCGCGGCGAAGATGTCGGGCGCGGACGCCGACTCGACCTCGGCCAGGTCCCGGTGGGTGCCGGCGATGTACTTGGGGTACTTCAGCTCGGGCCGGTCCAGGGCCGCGATGCCGAACAGCCCGGTGAGGTCCAGCGGTCCGGGCAGCGGGTAGACCTCGGCCTCGCTGACCTTCAACTCCCGTACCAGAAGGTCCAGTACGTACCGGTCGATGGACTCCTCGACCTCGAGCCGCACCGGCGGCCCGAACCGGCGCCGCATCAACTCCTTCTCCAGCGCCTGGAGAAGGTTCTCCGCGTCGTCCTCCTCGACCTCCAGGTCCTCGTTGCGGGTGAGGCGGAAGGCGTGGTGCTCCAGCACCTCCATCCCCGGGAACAGCTCCTCCAGATGCGCGGCTATGACGTCCTCGACGGGCACGTACCGCTGCGGGGAGGCCTCCAGGAAGCGGGAGAGCAGTGGCGGCACCTTGACGCGGGCGAAGTGCCGGTGCCCGGAGACCGGGTTGCGGACGACGACGGCCAGATTGAGCGAGAGCCCGGAGATGTACGGGAACGGGTGCGCGGGGTCGACCGCCAGCGGGGTCAGTACGGGGAAGATGCGGTGCCGGAAGAGGGTGAACAGGCCCGCCTGCTCCTTCTCCGTCAGCTCGCTCCAGCGCACCAGGTGGATGCCCTCGTCGGCCAGGGCCGGGGCGACGTCCTCGTGGTAGCAGGCGGCGTGCCGGGCCATGAGCTCGCGCGAGCGGGCCCAGATCATCTCCAGCACCTCGCGGGGCTGCAGCCCGGAGGCGGAGCGGGTGGCGACGCCGGTGGCGATGCGGCGCTTGAGGCCCGCGACCCGGACCATGAAGAACTCGTCCAGGTTGCTGGCGAAGATCGCGAGGAAGTTGGCCCGCTCCAGCAGGGGCGTGGCCGGGTCCTCGGCGAGTTCGAGCACCCGTTCGTTGAACGCGAGCCAGCTGCGCTCCCGGTCCAGGAAGCGGCCCTGGGGCAGTTGGTCGCCGTCCGCCGAGTCGTCGTAGACGTCGAGGTCGGCGTCGAGGTCGGGTTCCAGATCCGAGCGCGTGGCGGCGACCGTGTGGGGGCGGTGCGCGGCGAGGGACCCGACGGAGGGCTGCTGTGCGTGCGCCACCGGCGCCTGGGCGTTCTGCTGGCTCATGGAGCCATTCTTCCGCGTACGGAGCGGAACAGGCGCGTCGGAAACAGGAGAAGCGACAGGTGGGAGGGCGTCGGCGGGACGCCCTCTCCCCGTACGTGCCCCCCGCGCGGGGGGCGGCGTGGGTTCGGGCACGGCGGGTCGCATTGGCCGAGCGTCGCAAGGCCGGCTGAATCACTGGTTACGGCGACATGACGTGCGGGATACCGGGGGGCGGACCGGGGGTGCGGGTCCGCAGAGGGCGCGGGCGCGCGTGCAGTCCCGTGCGGGAATGGGAATGTCGGTTCGCCTCTCGAATAGGTGACCTTTGCGGCTGGTGTTCGTTGACGGGGTGATCCGGTTTTCGGGGGCGAGTCCGGCGGGCTGGTGGGGGGGTGGTGTGGTGGGCGGGGTGTTGCGGGAGCTTGCGGCGCCGTTCGTGGCGCCCGGTCCGTCGGGGGTGGCGGTGCGTACCCGGCTCAAGCAGCTCACGGCCGCCGATGAGGAGGTGCTGCGGCGGGTGGGCGCGCATCTGGGCGCGCTGGCCGGTCGTGATCTGAGGGCGCGTTGCCGTGATGGTCTGGGGCATGACGCCGAGGCGTGGGCGGTGCGCAAGCGGGAGCTGACACCTGAGTCTTCCTCACGGTGGGCCGGTGCGCTCACCAAGGCCACGCATGAGCAGTGGGCGCTGGCCCGCCGCTGCGCCCACGCCCACCTACGCAATCTTGAGACAGGTGTGCGGACTCTGCAGCAGCGCCTGTCCCTGCCACTCGGGCAGAAGGGCACGAAGAGGGAGCCGGGGGTTACCGTTCCCGGCGCGAGTGGCATGCCAAGTCCCGCCGCCTGCACGCCCTTCAGGACCGGCTCGCGCGGGAACGCGCCGACTGGGAAGCCGGGAAGGTCCACGTCGTGCGGGGCGGCAAACGCCTGGCCCGCACCCGGCACCACCTGCCCGCCGCCCAGCTCACTGAGACTCAGTGGCGTGCGCGGTGGGAGGCGGAGCGGTGGTTTCTGCGGGCGGACGGGGAGAGCGGGAAGCGCTACGGCAACGAAACCCTCCGCATCGCCCCCGACGGCGAGGTCAGTATCAAACTCCCCGCCCCGCTGGCGCATCTGGCCAACGCACCGCACGGCCGGTACGTCCTCACCGGACGCGTGCGGTTCGCGCACCGGGGGCAGGAGTGGGCGGACCGGGTGGAGGCCCACCGTGCGGTCGCCTACCGCATCCACTACGACGTGGGGCGTGACCGCTGGTATGTGACCGCCTCCTGGCAGACCCCGGCTACCCCGTTGGTGCCCCTGGCTGCGGCTCTGGCCCATGGGGTGGTCGGTGTCGATATGAACGCCGACCATCTGG
The DNA window shown above is from Streptomyces sp. NBC_00670 and carries:
- a CDS encoding RNA degradosome polyphosphate kinase, producing MSQQNAQAPVAHAQQPSVGSLAAHRPHTVAATRSDLEPDLDADLDVYDDSADGDQLPQGRFLDRERSWLAFNERVLELAEDPATPLLERANFLAIFASNLDEFFMVRVAGLKRRIATGVATRSASGLQPREVLEMIWARSRELMARHAACYHEDVAPALADEGIHLVRWSELTEKEQAGLFTLFRHRIFPVLTPLAVDPAHPFPYISGLSLNLAVVVRNPVSGHRHFARVKVPPLLSRFLEASPQRYVPVEDVIAAHLEELFPGMEVLEHHAFRLTRNEDLEVEEDDAENLLQALEKELMRRRFGPPVRLEVEESIDRYVLDLLVRELKVSEAEVYPLPGPLDLTGLFGIAALDRPELKYPKYIAGTHRDLAEVESASAPDIFAAVRERDVLLHHPYDSFSTSVQAFLEQAAADPDVLAIKQTLYRTSGDSPIVDALIDAAESGKQVLVLVEIKARFDEQANIKWARKLEEAGCHVVYGLVGLKTHCKLSLVVRQEGETLRRYSHVGTGNYHPKTARLYEDLGLLTADPQVGADLSDLFNRLSGYSRRETYRRLLVAPKSLRDGLVSRIDKEAQHHRAGRPAYVRIKVNSMVDEAVVDACYRASQAGVPVDVWVRGICALRPGVPGLSENIRVRSVLGRFLEHSRVFAFGNGGEPEVWFGSADMMHRNLDRRIEALVRVTDPGHRAALNRLLETGMSDTTASWHLGPDGEWTRHATDPEGQPLRNVQETLIDARRRRRGTATP